The following are encoded together in the Salvia hispanica cultivar TCC Black 2014 chromosome 6, UniMelb_Shisp_WGS_1.0, whole genome shotgun sequence genome:
- the LOC125194209 gene encoding receptor-like kinase TMK4 isoform X1: protein MATRHRRLHHLLILLSLLSLTAADDSAAMSKLLSSLSPAPRGWSSSAQFCTWSNVKCDSTNSFVTNINLDSASVSGTLPPEINQLSKLQSFAVQKNSLSGPLPSFQNMTSLLQILLDDNQFSSIPNNFLAGLTNLQVFSISENEALAPWQIPAYLSDSSNLVKFYASNASISGVIPDIFASFLNLQDLRLSYNNLTGSLPGSFSGSEIRNLWLNNQVLGLSGTIDVLSDMPQLSQVWLHANAFTGGIPDLSNCPNLFDLQLRDNRFTGIVPPSLVNLPSLLNITLQNNKLQGPCPKFPDKVEADLGIKTNSFCLPDPRPCDPQVTVLLEVAGALGYPMALAESWEGNNACQQWQFVHCDAQGSNVTIVNMAKQGFSGTISPAFANLTSLRTLVLSDNNLTGDIPAELTTLPSLQTFDVSNNNLTGPILSFPRNISFLYGGNALLGKSGGGGGGGSGKSPGQSDGGSGSSKKSPSVGMIVGVVIAVLVFVGILLFVSYKCYLKRRHKRFSVIEGSEQGKEMVMGNGVNGVSGYAGVSGEIMSQSSGDHGEMPVFEGGNIAISIQVLREVTDNFSEANILGRGGFGVVYKGELHDGTKIAVKRMESNAMGTKGMKEFQAEIAVLTKVRHRHLVALLGYCINGHERLLVYEYMPQGHLGQHLFEWEEHGNQLLTWKQRVTIALDVARGVEYLHSLAQQSFIHRDLKPSNILLSDDMRAKVADFGLVKNAPDGKYSVETRLAGTFGYLAPEYAATGRVTTKVDVYAFGVVLMEILTGRKALDENMPDEKSHLVTWFRRVLISKDNLRKSIDQNLQPDDETYESICKVAELAGHCTAREPFQRPDMGHAVNVLGPLVEQWKPSRTQEDEGDGVNLHMSLPQALLRWQADEGTSRMFDDISFSQTQSSIPSKPTGFADTFSSTDCR, encoded by the exons ATGGCCACgcgccaccgccgcctccACCACCTCCTCATCCTCCTCTCCCTCCTCAGCCTCACCGCCGCCGACGACTCCGCCGCCATGTCCAAGCTCCTCTCCTCCCTCTCCCCCGCCCCCCGCGGCTGGTCCTCCTCCGCCCAGTTCTGCACCTGGAGCAACGTCAAGTGCGACTCCACCAACTCCTTCGTCACCAACATCAACCTCGACTCCGCCTCCGTCTCCGGCACTCTCCCCCCCGAAATCAACCAGCTCTCCAAGCTCCAATCCTTCGCCGTCCAGAAAAACTCCCTCTCCGGACCCCTTCCTTCCTTCCAAAACATGACCTCCCTCCTGCAGATCCTCCTCGACGACAACCAATTCTCCTCGATCCCCAACAACTTCCTCGCAGGCCTCACCAATCTCCAGGTTTTCAGCATAAGTGAAAACGAGGCTCTCGCTCCCTGGCAAATCCCTGCTTATCTCTCCGATAGCTCTAATCTCGTCAAGTTCTACGCCAGCAATGCTAGCATTAGCGGCGTCATTCCAGATATCTTCGCCTCCTTCCTCAATTTGCAGGATCTGAGGCTTTCCTACAACAACTTAACCGGATCTCTCCCCGGATCCTTCTCCGGATCGGAGATTCGCAACCTCTGGCTCAACAATCAGGTCCTAGGGCTTTCTGGAACTATCGATGTGCTTTCCGATATGCCTCAGCTGTCTCAAGTTTGGCTTCACGCGAATGCGTTTACTGGTGGAATTCCTGATTTGTCGAATTGCCCTAATTTGTTCGATCTGCAGCTCAGGGATAATAGGTTTACTGGAATAGTGCCGCCTTCTTTGGTTAATCTGCCTAGTCTTCTTAACATTACACTGCAAAACAATAAGCTGCAGGGACCTTGCCCTAAGTTTCCGGATAAAGTTGAAGCTGATTTAGGGATTAAAACTAACAGCTTCTGTTTGCCTGATCCCAGGCCGTGTGATCCGCAGGTGACCGTTCTTCTTGAGGTCGCAGGTGCACTCGGGTATCCGATGGCGCTAGCGGAGTCGTGGGAAGGGAACAATGCTTGCCAACAATGGCAATTCGTCCACTGCGATGCGCAGGGGAGCAATGTGACGATTGTGAACATGGCGAAGCAGGGGTTTTCGGGCACTATATCGCCTGCGTTTGCTAATCTCACTTCGCTGAGGACTTTGGTGCTGAGTGACAACAACCTCACAGGTGACATTCCTGCTGAATTGACTACGTTGCCTTCGCTTCAGACGTTTGATGTGTCGAATAATAACTTAACCGGGCCGATTTTGAGCTTTCCTCGTAATATAAGTTTTTTATATGGTGGAAATGCATTGCTTGGTAAgagtggtggtggaggtggtggtggatcGGGGAAGAGTCCGGGGCAATCGGATGGGGGCTCTGGTTCTTCGAAGaagtctccatcggttggtaTGATTGTTGGTGTGGTTATAGCTGTTTTAGTGTTTGTTGGGATTCTGTTGTTTGTGTCTTATAAATGCTATTTGAAGAGACGGCATAAGAGGTTTAGTGTGATTGAGGGGTCTGAGCAAGGGAAGGAGATGGTGATGGGCAATGGAGTGAATGGGGTGAGTGGTTATGCGGGTGTCTCGGGTGAGATCATGAGCCAGAGCAGTGGTGATCATGGCGAGATGCCTGTTTTCGAGGGTGGCAACATTGCCATCTCGATTCAGGTTCTTAGGGAAGTGACTGACAATTTCAGTGAAGCGAATATCTTGGGTAGAGGAGGGTTTGGGGTCGTGTACAAGGGTGAGTTGCACGACGGGACAAAGATTGCAGTGAAGAGGATGGAGTCCAATGCTATGGGCACGAAAGGGATGAAAGAGTTTCAGGCAGAAATCGCGGTCCTAACCAAAGTCCGTCACAGACATCTGGTCGCACTGTTAGGTTACTGTATAAACGGCCACGAGAGGCTGTTGGTGTATGAGTACATGCCGCAGGGGCATTTAGGCCAGCATTTGTTTGAATGGGAGGAGCATGGCAATCAGCTTCTGACCTGGAAACAACGGGTGACAATAGCATTGGATGTGGCCAGAGGAGTTGAGTATCTCCACAGCTTGGCGCAGCAGAGTTTCATTCACAGAGATTTGAAGCCATCGAATATACTCCTGTCCGATGACATGAGAGCCAAGGTGGCGGATTTCGGATTGGTGAAGAACGCACCTGATGGGAAATATTCTGTTGAGACGCGGTTGGCTGGAACTTTTGGCTATCTCGCCCCTGAATATGCTG CTACTGGAAGAGTAACCACAAAAGTCGATGTGTACGCCTTTGGAGTTGTGTTGATGGAGATTTTAACTGGTAGAAAAGCCCTCGATGAGAACATGCCAGACGAGAAGTCCCATCTGGTGACATGGTTCCGCAGGGTCCTTATCAGCAAGGACAACCTCCGGAAGTCCATTGACCAGAATCTCCAGCCAGACGACGAAACCTATGAAAGTATCTGCAAGGTTGCCGAGCTGGCTGGCCACTGCACTGCTCGCGAGCCATTCCAGAGGCCCGACATGGGGCATGCAGTGAACGTCCTGGGGCCGCTCGTGGAGCAGTGGAAACCTTCTAGAACACAGGAGGACGAAGGTGATGGCGTCAACCTCCACATGAGCCTCCCTCAAGCCCTCCTGAGATGGCAAGCCGATGAAGGCACTTCTAGAATGTTCGATGATATCTCCTTCAGCCAGACGCAGTCGAGCATCCCCTCGAAACCCACTGGATTCGCGGACACGTTTAGCTCCACGGACTGTAGATGA
- the LOC125194209 gene encoding receptor-like kinase TMK4 isoform X2, whose amino-acid sequence MATRHRRLHHLLILLSLLSLTAADDSAAMSKLLSSLSPAPRGWSSSAQFCTWSNVKCDSTNSFVTNINLDSASVSGTLPPEINQLSKLQSFAVQKNSLSGPLPSFQNMTSLLQILLDDNQFSSIPNNFLAGLTNLQVFSISENEALAPWQIPAYLSDSSNLVKFYASNASISGVIPDIFASFLNLQDLRLSYNNLTGSLPGSFSGSEIRNLWLNNQVLGLSGTIDVLSDMPQLSQVWLHANAFTGGIPDLSNCPNLFDLQLRDNRPCDPQVTVLLEVAGALGYPMALAESWEGNNACQQWQFVHCDAQGSNVTIVNMAKQGFSGTISPAFANLTSLRTLVLSDNNLTGDIPAELTTLPSLQTFDVSNNNLTGPILSFPRNISFLYGGNALLGKSGGGGGGGSGKSPGQSDGGSGSSKKSPSVGMIVGVVIAVLVFVGILLFVSYKCYLKRRHKRFSVIEGSEQGKEMVMGNGVNGVSGYAGVSGEIMSQSSGDHGEMPVFEGGNIAISIQVLREVTDNFSEANILGRGGFGVVYKGELHDGTKIAVKRMESNAMGTKGMKEFQAEIAVLTKVRHRHLVALLGYCINGHERLLVYEYMPQGHLGQHLFEWEEHGNQLLTWKQRVTIALDVARGVEYLHSLAQQSFIHRDLKPSNILLSDDMRAKVADFGLVKNAPDGKYSVETRLAGTFGYLAPEYAATGRVTTKVDVYAFGVVLMEILTGRKALDENMPDEKSHLVTWFRRVLISKDNLRKSIDQNLQPDDETYESICKVAELAGHCTAREPFQRPDMGHAVNVLGPLVEQWKPSRTQEDEGDGVNLHMSLPQALLRWQADEGTSRMFDDISFSQTQSSIPSKPTGFADTFSSTDCR is encoded by the exons ATGGCCACgcgccaccgccgcctccACCACCTCCTCATCCTCCTCTCCCTCCTCAGCCTCACCGCCGCCGACGACTCCGCCGCCATGTCCAAGCTCCTCTCCTCCCTCTCCCCCGCCCCCCGCGGCTGGTCCTCCTCCGCCCAGTTCTGCACCTGGAGCAACGTCAAGTGCGACTCCACCAACTCCTTCGTCACCAACATCAACCTCGACTCCGCCTCCGTCTCCGGCACTCTCCCCCCCGAAATCAACCAGCTCTCCAAGCTCCAATCCTTCGCCGTCCAGAAAAACTCCCTCTCCGGACCCCTTCCTTCCTTCCAAAACATGACCTCCCTCCTGCAGATCCTCCTCGACGACAACCAATTCTCCTCGATCCCCAACAACTTCCTCGCAGGCCTCACCAATCTCCAGGTTTTCAGCATAAGTGAAAACGAGGCTCTCGCTCCCTGGCAAATCCCTGCTTATCTCTCCGATAGCTCTAATCTCGTCAAGTTCTACGCCAGCAATGCTAGCATTAGCGGCGTCATTCCAGATATCTTCGCCTCCTTCCTCAATTTGCAGGATCTGAGGCTTTCCTACAACAACTTAACCGGATCTCTCCCCGGATCCTTCTCCGGATCGGAGATTCGCAACCTCTGGCTCAACAATCAGGTCCTAGGGCTTTCTGGAACTATCGATGTGCTTTCCGATATGCCTCAGCTGTCTCAAGTTTGGCTTCACGCGAATGCGTTTACTGGTGGAATTCCTGATTTGTCGAATTGCCCTAATTTGTTCGATCTGCAGCTCAGGGATAATAG GCCGTGTGATCCGCAGGTGACCGTTCTTCTTGAGGTCGCAGGTGCACTCGGGTATCCGATGGCGCTAGCGGAGTCGTGGGAAGGGAACAATGCTTGCCAACAATGGCAATTCGTCCACTGCGATGCGCAGGGGAGCAATGTGACGATTGTGAACATGGCGAAGCAGGGGTTTTCGGGCACTATATCGCCTGCGTTTGCTAATCTCACTTCGCTGAGGACTTTGGTGCTGAGTGACAACAACCTCACAGGTGACATTCCTGCTGAATTGACTACGTTGCCTTCGCTTCAGACGTTTGATGTGTCGAATAATAACTTAACCGGGCCGATTTTGAGCTTTCCTCGTAATATAAGTTTTTTATATGGTGGAAATGCATTGCTTGGTAAgagtggtggtggaggtggtggtggatcGGGGAAGAGTCCGGGGCAATCGGATGGGGGCTCTGGTTCTTCGAAGaagtctccatcggttggtaTGATTGTTGGTGTGGTTATAGCTGTTTTAGTGTTTGTTGGGATTCTGTTGTTTGTGTCTTATAAATGCTATTTGAAGAGACGGCATAAGAGGTTTAGTGTGATTGAGGGGTCTGAGCAAGGGAAGGAGATGGTGATGGGCAATGGAGTGAATGGGGTGAGTGGTTATGCGGGTGTCTCGGGTGAGATCATGAGCCAGAGCAGTGGTGATCATGGCGAGATGCCTGTTTTCGAGGGTGGCAACATTGCCATCTCGATTCAGGTTCTTAGGGAAGTGACTGACAATTTCAGTGAAGCGAATATCTTGGGTAGAGGAGGGTTTGGGGTCGTGTACAAGGGTGAGTTGCACGACGGGACAAAGATTGCAGTGAAGAGGATGGAGTCCAATGCTATGGGCACGAAAGGGATGAAAGAGTTTCAGGCAGAAATCGCGGTCCTAACCAAAGTCCGTCACAGACATCTGGTCGCACTGTTAGGTTACTGTATAAACGGCCACGAGAGGCTGTTGGTGTATGAGTACATGCCGCAGGGGCATTTAGGCCAGCATTTGTTTGAATGGGAGGAGCATGGCAATCAGCTTCTGACCTGGAAACAACGGGTGACAATAGCATTGGATGTGGCCAGAGGAGTTGAGTATCTCCACAGCTTGGCGCAGCAGAGTTTCATTCACAGAGATTTGAAGCCATCGAATATACTCCTGTCCGATGACATGAGAGCCAAGGTGGCGGATTTCGGATTGGTGAAGAACGCACCTGATGGGAAATATTCTGTTGAGACGCGGTTGGCTGGAACTTTTGGCTATCTCGCCCCTGAATATGCTG CTACTGGAAGAGTAACCACAAAAGTCGATGTGTACGCCTTTGGAGTTGTGTTGATGGAGATTTTAACTGGTAGAAAAGCCCTCGATGAGAACATGCCAGACGAGAAGTCCCATCTGGTGACATGGTTCCGCAGGGTCCTTATCAGCAAGGACAACCTCCGGAAGTCCATTGACCAGAATCTCCAGCCAGACGACGAAACCTATGAAAGTATCTGCAAGGTTGCCGAGCTGGCTGGCCACTGCACTGCTCGCGAGCCATTCCAGAGGCCCGACATGGGGCATGCAGTGAACGTCCTGGGGCCGCTCGTGGAGCAGTGGAAACCTTCTAGAACACAGGAGGACGAAGGTGATGGCGTCAACCTCCACATGAGCCTCCCTCAAGCCCTCCTGAGATGGCAAGCCGATGAAGGCACTTCTAGAATGTTCGATGATATCTCCTTCAGCCAGACGCAGTCGAGCATCCCCTCGAAACCCACTGGATTCGCGGACACGTTTAGCTCCACGGACTGTAGATGA